ATTTGAGTACATGAATTAATCAATGTAggatttcttctttcgatttCCTTGGAATAACTTCTTACATAATGTCGTATATGACGTTGTACAACAAGTATTTAATGGACCTATGGATCGTGGATACAATCGATCACTTGCGATCGACCTCTTCGAGACTGGAGACATCACAATGAGAATCGTTGATGGGCAAAAGAAGAGCGACGAGGcacaagaaaagaacaagatGCGACTTGGTTACATGGGCCATCTTACACTCATCGCCGAGGAGGTTGTGAAATTTACAGAGCGACATCCTCCCGAGCTCCTATCTGACTCTGTGTTGGAGAGAGTCATGAACGGTGATTGGATCCCGTATGTGGAGGTCACTCTGGCAGAAACTCGGGAACGGGATAATGCAATTCTCGGGGGCGTTAGACCAGATATGGCAGTTGGTCCACGACAAGCAGTCATGAATGCGGTGAACGCAGCCAACAATTTCGGAAACGCATCGTCTGCTCTCGCCGACGCAGGCCTTAATGGGTCAACAGGTCTCGACAGCGTTGAACTCGCTAACAACAATGGGACTGGCAACAACTTCATCACTGGGGGTACATTACTGAGCGGCTTTGGAAGTTCcagtgatgaagaagacgacgaaatggatgaagataatgacgaggaaggaaagaatagTGGTGGTACATCGGCAGAAGTGGGTCATTCTGTTCCTCCATCAGCCCCCAATCTTGATAAATTTGACGACCTGGACGTTGATTATGAATATTTGGAGCAACTCGATCGTGAATCACCTCTGTTTCCTCAAGAGAAGGACGAGGGTTTTGATCAGGGTAGTTCTTAATCAGTAAAAAACACATGTTGCCTCCCTTTCTTCCTGTACAGTACGACTTTTCTGGCACTTTATTCCCAAACAACATTACAAGTGGCGTTTTTAGATCTTTGGGGCTTGTTGTTTCTGGCTTCAGAAATTTAGAAGGCATTAATGTTGGTATGAAATGAGGAGTATTGTTGGAGTTTACTCTTTCCTtaaatcaagagaaagagattcaattttttgagatataaTCCTTTACCCCCGTTTCTGATatggttggtggtggtgacaGCTGTGATGTCGATCTGGTGTTGTAATTATTGATTAGTGTCCgcaaatcttttttaatgtTGCTCCCTAGTGGGTAGGCTAATTATCTACTCTCATCTGGACCCGCCATTTATCTGCTATTTACCCAATTGCTTTTATCCGCCGCTTAGCTTTCCCCCTTTGGAATATGTCTTATTTGTCAGATGATTGTATCGTACCAAAATATTTGCTAATGTGATTACGTCTAGTTTTCTCGCTATATTACCACACCTTCGACTACAACATCTACCTCGGATCTCTCACCTCCTTCGGCACCACCGCCACCGCCACCTCCGCTCAATATTCCACCAAGCCGCGCTAGAAGACAATTGGCTGCTAGATTGGCGCTGCATAGCAAGCAGAAATTGGTGAACGGGGAGAAAGTTGAAGGCGAGGAAAGGGAGTCGAAGGGAATAAACCCCTTTCAGGTAGAGGGCGAAGACGATGAGGAGGGAAgcagtgatgatgatgaaggtggCTTTGGGAGAAGTGGGTTTGAGGATAACTttgacaatgatgatggGGTGGGGGTTAGTATAACAAGGGAAGCGAAGAGGAGAACGAGTTtagaggatgaggatgaatatGATGGTAGGGCCGGTATTGGTGGGGTCGGGGCTGAAGACGATGAGGTTGTGCATGTGGGAATGGTAGAGGAAGAGGGTGAAGGGGGAATCGAGAGTGAAGCTGGAAGCGGAAGTGCGAGTAAAGGTTCAAAGGAAGATACGAGGTTAAAGGCTGAGGAAGTGGATGATGGAGAGTTGGTGCATGTTCAGCACGCCGAAATGCAGGAAGGAAGTAAGAAAGAGTAGACTCCATatgaattggattgattgaatggACGGCTGCGGTGCATGGATGGCGGATGTCTGATGAATGCATGAGTGGATGAGATATTTGTACGATATTATGCGAGATTACGATCAGTACGGGTTACGGAGGTGGCATTACGCAGCGAGTTTCTCTTTTGCTATAATTGATTTGggtgagatgatgagatcaGATGATGACGTGAACTAAGAGAGCTTAGGATAGGGACATTTGATGAATAGGAAATGAAGCACGGAGGATGAGAGGCGTGTATAGATAGTTATTTGTATGGATGATTGATTACGTTTACCAAATCGAGTGAGAGTTttgggaaagaaatattaacAAGTCAACGGCACGTCTAGTTCTGCTAGTAATACGAGATGCTAGTTGTCTATGAGTAAAAATATAGGATGCGGGATCAATCGATACTAGTTGTTGAGGCAAATGAACGGACTGAAGGTTTCATGGATGTAATTTCTCAGAATGGCGCTTTTGAGAAGAATTTAGGAGCTAGGGAAATGATTTAAtcagaaatgaaaatctGATTGATAAAGAAGATGGGTAGTTCTGGGGAAAACATAGGGATGAAAGTTCATCGAGGATTTCAAGGGTCACCGGGAGCTCGACTTGAGCTCGGATTTCTTATCTTATCGCCGTCAGACTAAAATTTACAGGGTGCTTATAGCGTTGATATTACAAACATCGCATGCCACCATGAATCTACCTTCATACAGTTTCTTCTTATACTTCTCTATATGCACCGGTTAGTATCACAATCTCCATTCAAATGTGCCCGCTGTCTGCGAGCTACAAAGCAACAAAATGCAGCGTCAAACTTGCATAAGAATGCCTCTCGACAATTCTCACAATCGCCACTTCATGGGGAAGATACTAGCAAAGTAACAAAAGACCTTGAGGATCAAGCTTCAATCGAAGCTCAGATATTGAAGCAACCCTCTAAGAATGATCcggaaaagaaggaagcaGAGAAGGAGCTAGGAGCGATGTCAAGGCGTCTGTTAGAAGCTACCGAAGATGCTCTGTTAGAAGGTGGTCGAGCTGGACGAAAAGCTGTGGAAGAGGCGGGCTTCTCCGAAGAATTGAAGGCAAGGTTACTTGAAAGATTAGAggcttcaaaattcaaatcgGAGAATGCCTCTGCCTTTACGGAAGCAAGCTTTGCATCCAATATTGGTCGTGGGTCTCGGGATATTGCCACAGGGCAAGCATGGACCGGGCAAGAAGCGGCTGAGGATACGGTTCTGCGAATGCTGGATGATGCTAGGAAACCTCTGAATCCTGCTTTACGAGGACCGGGAAAGATCCCATCGCCAATTGTGgatttgaggttgaagaaACAGCCTAAACAGAGACCTGGCGAAAGATTAGCAAACGCGAGGGATAAAACCTCAATCTATGCCATTTCTAAGGATAGCCAAATGAGCGAGcgagagagggaagagtTCAGAAAGGAGCTTAAAGAAAGATTTTCGCCTGGTGCGAGAGCCATGCCGAATTCAATCAGAGGTTTGGCTGCTTTGGCCAACgagagaattgaagatgcTATTGCTCGCGGTCAGTTCAAGGTAAGTCTAAGCTTTGCAATCACTCCGAGACGGCATGGTACTAATTTGTTATTCACAGAATATCCCCAGAGGAAAGGCAATAGAGAGAGATGCGAGAGCCGACAATCCATTTATTGATACAACCGAATACATCATGAACAAGATGATACAGCGACAAGATATTGTGCCACCATGGATAGAGAAACAACAAGAACTCGTCAAAACTGCAAATATTTTCAGGACCAGATTGCGGAATGACTGGAAGCGACATGCTGCAAGAACAATTGCAAGTCAAGGTGGTACCTTGCAGGAGCAAATGAGAACTGCAGAGATATACGCACAATCCGAAGCTGTCCATAACCCCAAGAAGCGAGCTGTGGAGCAAATATCGGTTCCTACAAATGCTACAGACGATCCAGTCATGGTGAAAATCGTACAAGAAGTTCCATCTTCGTCTACTGGAGATCCAGTCATTCAAATTCTAGCGGAaacgaaagaagatgaaattggCATTGGCAAAATTACCCCTCCTGAGACAAACAGACAGCCAGATTCTGAACAAACACCCACAGCACTTCCCCCGCCATTTCGAATACCGTCCTGGGAGGAATCCGAACAATCATATCTCAAGTTGGCCATCACCGATCTGAATAGTAAAACGAGATCTTACAATCTCATGGCACCAGATCTTGCAAAGAAGCCCTACTTTTCATTAGAAcgtgaattgaagtcatgtTATGCAGACGTGGCACCCCAATTAGCTGCCGCTATCAAAGAAAGAGCCACTAGGCCAGCCAAGGAATTAGTTGAAAAGATTGGTCATCGCCCTGGTGGTATCATGGAACGATTCGGATCGGATAAAGTTAAAGTTTATGATTCTAAGAGGCCTCTATATGGTTTCAAGGAATTCTGGAATGATTTGTTTGGGGAGAAACAAGCATAAGTCTATCTTCCATTTATGATTATACATCGAGAGCAACTTCTGGGTTGGGAAACACAATacttggaaatggaaggaaTGGTGGTGGATGGGGCCCTCATAAGACGCCTGTTTACAGCTCATGTTACTTGCAAAGCTCTATACAACATACATCATAGCCTCAATCAGCTTCAGGCAATTATGCAAACACCATTACACATATTTTCCTCAAGCGGcatcaaaattcattttcgaatATCGGTATGGAATCAGACGGAAAAGCCTTGTCAGTTACCACACCCGTCGCCAGCTCTGCTACAAGCAGGCCTATGCACAGTTCAGCAATCCAACAGACATTCCTGGGCAGCCAGCAAGTTCAGGGACCACGATGGGCTACGCGAACTTGGAAAGGGATTTCAGACTATACAAGAGTTACACTTTCCACAGCGGACAGTGGAACCTTGTCGTTCTCACTTTTATAAACACGTCTGGAATAGATTGCCATCAAAGACAACGGAGAATCAGTGATCAGGTAACTGGGAATAGCGCCACATATGAATCCCGCCATTTGGGAGATAGCGCCGTGAgaatcaaatttcaaattgaacATTTTTTGGTGCCTGAGAAAATGTTACTCATTGATGTATTTTCTGATCCCAAACAGCGTTTTGTAATTAATGAATTCATCTAATTGGCTCCACTATGTCGCCACCCGAGACATGAGATTTGAATGCAAAACTTGACCAATGAAGCACCAATTCCAGGTAAGAAAGGTACAAGCTGCGGGTTGATCCGTGGTCGCCGATTAGAGTTCGAAACTAAACTGCGCTTAACGTATGCACAGATCCTTTGATATGCGTATCATACTATTTAGTCGTGAGGTGTCGCATATGTAAGAATGATAATTGGGGTAGGAGGATACTAGAGTCTAGACGGGTTACATCGTTGACTTTGAAGTTGTAGCGGGAGAGAAGATTTCCTGTGCTGTGTAGAAGAaaagggggggaggggttgCATGTGTGCAATGCAGGGTGAAAGCtagaagggaaaagaagaaatgcaAAATGTGATATCTGATATTTGATAGGTGCTGGTAGTTTCTTGGAACACATTGACCTCGGACGAGAGAGAGTCGGACGGCTCGGTAGAGCatggaagagagaaaaagataaGATAGAATGTCACAACGTCGTCCGTTTGTTGGTGAACCGCACAGCTAGCCAGCCATATGTCGTTTTAGAACTTTATTTCTCGAGATTGATGGGTTGTAAGTTATTCATGCAAGCTGGGATACTTTTCTCGTTgcctctctcctttctccgttcttctttcccctttTCTAAATTCACTATGAACAGAAAACAATATCAGTCGGGCGAGAGAGGTCTTGCATAATAGAAAGTCATTGGCCTGGAAACGCTTTGGAGGTAGGTACCCAAGTATTTCTTGCATTCCATCGAACAacctcaacaacaaaacaaaactaCACCGAGCACACCCAAGCTTCCACCATTGTCAATCATTTTTTGGGGGGGCTTAATATACATCAGCATTAACTGGTTTTGAGGTCACAAATCTTTTGATCGGAATTCTCAGCTTCATAGTACCTTGCAGCTGCATATGCATAGATCTTCCTATACCCAGCAGATATTGATGCGAGGAAGGTCCATCATTCTGCATGGTAACAAACGAGAAGACGCTCAGTACAACCACAGTACAACCACAGTACACAAATGATCCAGTATCATATCACACACTCACTTTTTGGGGTCGTCTGAAGTTGAGGTTTCATTTTTGACTTATCTACTCGTCCCGTCTTTCTACATTTACAGCTTTAACACGGCTTTCCTTGCTTGATACACAACGAATACGGCATCAACCCCGTCTGTCCAGTCAATCAGAAACGGACAATCAGAGACAAAAGCCTATATAACAATCGCCTttcaagaaaaacaaaacaaaaacactTCAGCTGAAAATAGCATCACAACAAAAGTAACCATCTTCCAATTATGGAAGATGGCAGCCAAGGATCTCGAAGAAGTCGCATGACTTCAACCACAACTCGCATGCCACTCTACCATGATTCCGCGACCAATTGTTCAAGTAACAATACGAGAACAAATATGGCAACGCCTACTATCTCGTCGCAGAGTACGAATAGTTCGAGTGCGCACTTGCCTTTAGGGTCAGGGAGAGCGAGTGCGCAATCGGGTGGTGCGGCTTTCTTGCAAGAGAGgttgagggagaggaagggcAGAGATAGAAGATTGAGTGGGGACTTTAGTGGGAGTGGAATGATGGCCAGGGAGGTTCAAAGTTCGCCGATTCATAGGAGAAGTGGTGGGAGTGGGTTTGTGcaggagagggaagagaggaggcCAAGTTCGAGTGGAGTGGGTCAGCCGCAGGGGAAGAAGGCTATGGGGGTTAAGCAAATGGAAGAGGTGAGGATGCCATTACAATCAGTCGATGTTCTGctttgaagatatgaatgcTAATTTCTTTTAACACCATTACAGACAGTCTCAACCTTACACAAACAGAATTTCGATCTCAAACTGGAGCTTTTCCATCGACGACAGAGGCAAGAAATACTAGAATCGGAAGTGGAACAGTTGAGGAATCAAGTCAAACAGCAGGCAGAGGTACAAGAAATCAATGACGCATTACTCAAGGAGCTGGAGAAACGAGACCAGGCAGTTGAACAAGCTGTTGGTCTCATTTGCGAACTGGAAGCTAAAGTTGAGAGGCTGCTGCAGGAGCGAGAAGATGTAAGAAATTACGAGATACAGTACGGAAATGACTTCTACGATCACGGCAACGCGAATCAAATGCCGAGCTCACCTCCGATCTTTGACAGAGACACGACAAGTACTCCTAGAGTCAGAGATGCTACGGTGCGAATTGCTAGGATGCCTTCTTTTTTATCTGAGCAGAGCGAAGGTGTAGAAGCTTTGAGGAGCTTATATCTTCCTAGCAGTAATAGTTTTAGCGACATTGCTCTTCCGAAGCTGCTAGAAGAAGGTAGTGAAAGTGGAATGGCCAGTCCTTCGTTAAGCGTTTTGAGTGAGAGTTCATTCTTGAGTGTCTACGGAGAGAAGTCACCGCTTGTggtgaatgaagaagattatgaCTCTCCGTCTCCAAAACAACATCGTCGAACTAGCTCATCAGTGGAAAAGTGGATTGACGAACGTCCAGCTTCAACTATGCCTATGAGAATACCATCGCCTTCATCTCAAAATAGTGGTCGAAGAAGTCGCTTCTTATCAATGAACTATGTTGCCGCATCTCCGTTACAACGTCTGGAAAAACTTAGGAGTAATCTGGAAAAGCAATACAGCAATAGTACAAGTATGCGACTCAAAATTGGATGCGACAAACGAAACAGTGTCCAGGAGAGGCGACAATTTCAGGAGGATAATAGTAAGCTCACGACCGATGGGAATAGTTGCGAAGCAGCCCAGAAATTACCACCTACACCAGATACTATCAGCACCGGCACTTTGAGAAGTCACAAAGAATCCGATGAAACTCTGAATCAAAGACATCAaacaaatgaagatgaggtaACATTTCTTCATAGTACATCAACATTTTCGGTACCACCTGCTACTTATAATCCATACCAATCGACTGCATCTATGCGACCACGTAGTGCTGGAGAAACCGTAACAAGTCGACGCGAAGGTCATGGCTGGGATACCGAAACACTGGAAACAGATGACGTAGATACTTTCACCAACTATAGCACTGATAGCGTCGCTGAAAGTTCCAAGATACACCCTCCAACTCGGCAACCTCGGGGAGGGAATCAAACGCCggaattcttttcattcaataCTACGTCTCGCGAACGAGATACTATAAGAGCTTGGGGCGGTGATGGCATATTCAATGATCATCCCGCAACACGTATTCCAACCGGTGCAAATTCCCGTTCTCGCGATTCAAATAACGTAGCGCAACGTTACGAAGTGCTACGAACAGTATCGCAAGCTGATTCTCATCCTCGGAGTGATGGTACCGTTATAGCCGACTACCCGGATCACAGGCCGCAACCTAGAATCGAGGAGCGTCGAGAGAGACGTGCTAGGGAACTAGAAAGATCTTCTACGCCTTTAGATGAAAAGACAGCCAAACCACCTGCTCCGGATCGAAGATCTTCACTCGCAGCCGCTACATCCAAGTTAAGGAAGCACGCCCCATCTTCTATCAACACGAGCCATGATTCCAACACCAAGATGCCACTTGCTCCTGTGTCTACGAGTATCCCAAATACACCTTCTAGAGAAACTTCtaaggagaaagaaggaggCAAGGAAAAGGATTTCAGGCGACTACTTCCCGCAAGACTCTTCTTCGGAAGATCAGATACTGCACCAGTTGTTAATACTTCACATTCGAATTCAAGATCGAGTTCTAGTTCCAACTCTAATCTAGACCGTAGGACGAAATATCAGACTATGCCTGCTGCAAGGCATGGgaatagatatattaatCGATCGGCATTGGGTGATTATCAACTGGATGGTAGTGAAGAGAGTGGTAACAGAGTTGGGAGAAGTACGTAtcatgaagaagatgaagttgcacttgagaaagagagaagtgCTACTCCGCCACCTATCTCGAGGAATAGAACTCATTCAGCGCAACTTCAACGAGAGCTGGTGGGTAGACCGAAGAGTGCGTGTGGCCTTGTGATGGATAGGAgggaatttggagaagatggcgCGAATGATGAGGACGAAGTATCGACAGCGGTCATCTCCGGTGTGGGTGATGAGAGGAAGGGTGTTAAATCGGGCATCGGTAAAGAAAGACGTGAGAACTGCCACGTGAATATGGCCGAAGAGAATAACAAGGAAAATGATACAGCCAGAGATAAAGACAACAATAATGATGCTACAATAGGTCATGGAAGGAAATGGTTTGGTCTTTCGCACAAGACTGTTCTCGGAAGATCGGCAAGTGTTTCGAAGGGACGTTAATTGCTTGATTATCTTCTCGGTTAGGGATAGGGGATTACACATTCTTTATAATCtttgttttctcttttcttcttggggTTGGGGACTGGGATGAATTTCCGGGCGTATGAATGATTTTGACGACAGGAAGTTCGCGGATACCAGGGCAATAAGGGCGTGAGATGCACATGGCGCGCTTTTGTATACCATAAATACCCTTTTCATGAATACTGGATGAAAGTTTGGGAACGGAGAGCTTTGACCGATAATACCAGCGAcgaaaattataattgttaTCGAGGAACTGGGCAGAGGTCCTTTGGGGTCGTGTTGGTGATTTatgtgatatttttgatgatgttggGTAAGCTTTGGTGCTAGTGTATGATTATGTGTTTGTTCTAAAGTGATGAAGTGACTTGATTGATACTAGCGACACTAATAACGTTGCTGAATAGTTGGTATTTATCAGTATTATCTATTAAAGTTGCTAATACTGACAAAATGCGCTGTTGAGCAAAAACTGGGGGAAATGAGCAAATTGGACAAATTAATGATACATTTCGGAACTTCCACTGGTGGGTATATATGTGGATTGACAGGACACTGCAAGAATGAAATTGGAACTATTTTCTAACATGTCGATTCGTCTATCTCGGAAATTGTTACAATCATTCATTGGAGATTGAACGatgaaaagatagattttgatattctacaaCTGAAGAGTGAATCTGTTAGAAACATCGAAAGCTGGGAAGTGTCCTTCCTGTCGGTTCTATGGAATGTTCTTCCGTTCCAATAATCTAATCAATCACCTCTCCACCTTTCTAAATCCTTAAAGATCCGCGTGAATATCTAAACCGATCCAATAAGTATTCGAACTCCAGAGGCATGTTTTGGTGTCGATGATGTTTAACGTTCGATGTTTGCTCCAAAGTGTGGAGTCCCAGAGcagtgaagtgaagtttgATGGAAGGTGCGATCCCGGAGGCGGTGACATGGATAATTGGATGACTCAATGGGGCAGAAAAGTATCCCCCTCACCAAACAAAACTTGAAGTTGTGAATAGACTCGAAAACTTCAATTAAGATTCAAATCACAAGTCACAAATCCATTATTTCATCATGTCTGGAACTACTCTTCACCTACGTTCTGAGTGTAAGTAATCAATAGCATAATGCTTCGCCACCTACTAATGCGATCATCAGTGGGCAAAGCTCTTGAGCATCGATCCGCTCTTACCCCCACCACCGCCAAAGCTCTCATCGATGCTGGATACACAATCAACGTTGAGCGCAGTCCAGAGCGTATATTCGACGATGAAGAGTTCGAGAAGGTTGGTGCTACTCTTGTGCCAGAGAACACATGGAGACAAGCACCAAAGGATCACATTATCATTGGGTTGAAGGAACTGCCCGTCGAAGAATGTGAGTCTCTGCTTGAATTGAGATCAATGGAAGCGTCTAATAGTTACCTATAAGTTCCTCTCGAGCATGTTCACGTACAATTCGCACATTGTTATAAACAACAGGGCGGCTGGGACACTGTTCTATCACGATTCCCTCGTGGAGGTGGAACTCTCTTAGATCTTGAGTTTTTGACAGACGACAGAGGCAGAAGAGTTGCAGCCTTTGGATACCATGCTGGATTTGCTGGTGCAGCATTGGCACTCGAAAATTGGGCGTGGCAACTCACCCACCCAGCATCCGAGCCCTTCCCAAGTGTATCGAGCTACCCCAACgaagatgaattgattgtGGATGTTAAGAAGGCAATCGCAGCTGGACAAGAGAAGACCGGCAAGGCACCACGAGTTTTGGTTATTGGTGCATTAGGCAGATGTGGAAGTGGAGCAGTTGACCTCTGCTTGAGAGCTGGTGTGCCAACCGAAAATGTGTTGAAGTGGGATATGGCCGAGACCGCTAAGGGAGGGCCATTCCCAGAGATCGTTGAGAGTgacatcttcatcaactgCATATATCTCATGTCCAAGATTCCAAACTTTGTCGACATGCAAAGCCTCGATACCCCAAACCGCAAATTGTCAGTCGTCTGCGATGTCAGTGCTGATACCACCAACCCCAACAACCCAATTCCAATCTATACTGTTGCAACCA
The Botrytis cinerea B05.10 chromosome 5, complete sequence DNA segment above includes these coding regions:
- the Bclys1 gene encoding Bclys1; the encoded protein is MSGTTLHLRSELGKALEHRSALTPTTAKALIDAGYTINVERSPERIFDDEEFEKVGATLVPENTWRQAPKDHIIIGLKELPVEEFPLEHVHVQFAHCYKQQGGWDTVLSRFPRGGGTLLDLEFLTDDRGRRVAAFGYHAGFAGAALALENWAWQLTHPASEPFPSVSSYPNEDELIVDVKKAIAAGQEKTGKAPRVLVIGALGRCGSGAVDLCLRAGVPTENVLKWDMAETAKGGPFPEIVESDIFINCIYLMSKIPNFVDMQSLDTPNRKLSVVCDVSADTTNPNNPIPIYTVATTFSEPTVPVEVKGEPRLSVISIDHLPSLLPREASEAFSKDLLPSLLSLKDWRNTPVWAKAEKLFQEKVATLPKNEA